From a region of the Myroides sp. JBRI-B21084 genome:
- a CDS encoding peptidase domain-containing ABC transporter — translation MTKNTNTEFSGKKLFAVLTKEKKDVASIYIYAILNGLVQLSIPIGIQAIVSYVMGATMVTSLYILIGFVVFGTLLAGFFRIRVMQIIEKIQQKIFVEYSLAFAEKLPKVNLDATQKYYLPELVNRFFDIPNLQKGMSKILLEIPTAFIQILFGIVLLSFYHPWFLVFGALVLLLVVIIFKYTSSSGIASSLKESDKKYEVASWLEDIAVSVKTFKINAKNNTHLLGTDNRVVSYLTHRTSHFKVLLFQYWTIVLFKVIITLLMLSIGTYLLINQELNIGAFVAAEIVVLTILTAVEKLIKSLESYYDVITSLTKLNKITDLPEEPNANIELTESKKGMEVVFKDVSIQFNNNKPVFNQLYFEVKPNSLHIINGALGTGKTLLLNTMAGFYTPINGTIMFDKIPLSNIDKGAFREQTGIYLEDMKIIKGTLLDNITLGTEAFQTQDVLNLAEMWGIEDFPSQFSQGFLTPLSETDTELSFSARKKIMLLRAMLGKKRLLLLEDPLDGMDEAFTQKMLNYLNNLKTSTTIVIVSNNKQYTPLADCIFTTQNNSVIKIK, via the coding sequence ATGACAAAAAATACCAATACAGAATTTAGCGGTAAAAAACTGTTTGCAGTACTTACTAAAGAAAAAAAAGATGTTGCAAGTATTTATATTTATGCCATATTAAACGGTTTAGTACAATTAAGTATACCCATAGGTATTCAGGCAATTGTTAGCTACGTAATGGGTGCAACCATGGTAACATCATTATACATTTTAATTGGTTTTGTGGTTTTTGGCACCTTATTAGCAGGCTTTTTTAGGATTAGAGTAATGCAAATTATAGAAAAAATTCAACAAAAAATATTTGTAGAATATTCGCTAGCATTTGCAGAAAAATTACCAAAAGTAAATTTAGATGCTACACAAAAATATTATCTACCCGAATTGGTAAACCGTTTTTTTGATATTCCGAATTTACAAAAGGGAATGTCGAAAATTTTACTTGAAATACCTACCGCTTTTATTCAAATTCTTTTTGGAATTGTATTGCTTTCTTTTTACCATCCATGGTTTTTAGTGTTTGGCGCTTTGGTATTGTTACTTGTAGTAATAATTTTTAAATATACATCAAGTTCAGGAATTGCTTCAAGTTTAAAAGAAAGCGATAAAAAATACGAAGTAGCTTCGTGGTTAGAAGATATAGCAGTATCAGTTAAAACATTTAAAATTAACGCTAAAAACAACACACATTTATTAGGCACAGATAACCGTGTTGTATCGTATCTTACACATCGTACAAGTCATTTTAAAGTGCTCCTTTTTCAATATTGGACTATTGTTTTATTTAAAGTGATCATAACATTATTAATGCTTTCCATAGGAACTTATTTGCTAATAAATCAAGAATTAAATATAGGCGCATTTGTTGCTGCGGAAATTGTTGTTTTAACCATACTTACCGCTGTTGAAAAGCTTATTAAAAGCTTAGAAAGTTATTACGATGTGATAACATCGTTAACAAAGCTTAATAAAATAACCGATTTACCAGAAGAACCAAACGCTAATATTGAGTTAACTGAAAGTAAAAAAGGTATGGAAGTTGTTTTTAAAGATGTTAGCATTCAATTTAACAATAATAAGCCTGTTTTTAATCAACTGTATTTTGAAGTAAAACCTAATAGTTTACATATAATTAACGGAGCATTAGGAACAGGAAAAACCTTGTTACTTAATACAATGGCAGGCTTTTATACACCGATTAATGGAACCATTATGTTTGATAAAATTCCATTAAGTAATATTGATAAAGGCGCTTTTAGAGAACAAACAGGTATTTATTTAGAAGATATGAAAATTATAAAAGGAACCCTTTTAGATAATATAACTTTAGGTACCGAAGCTTTTCAAACACAAGATGTTTTAAACTTAGCAGAAATGTGGGGTATTGAAGATTTTCCAAGTCAATTTTCTCAAGGATTTTTAACTCCTTTAAGTGAAACAGATACAGAATTATCGTTTAGTGCCCGAAAAAAAATAATGCTTTTAAGAGCAATGCTAGGTAAAAAAAGACTATTGTTATTGGAAGATCCTTTAGATGGTATGGATGAAGCTTTTACACAAAAAATGCTCAATTATTTAAATAATTTAAAAACAAGCACTACTATAGTAATCGTTTCAAATAATAAGCAATATACACCATTAGCCGATTGTATTTTTACAACACAAAACAATTCCGTTATTAAAATTAAATAA
- a CDS encoding HlyD family secretion protein, whose translation MKPKSFEKIYHYNRDSRVKRWFYIFIALAIITLFLPWTQNIKVTGNVTSLYQQQRPQQLHSPIPGRIVKWYVKNGDYVKKGDTILQLTEIKDDYLDPMLIARTSQQVDAKKGMRDFYQAKVETTNTQLNAINSARDLKIKQLKVKLQQLQNKLATEEAELKAVNNELILITDQFNRQQKMYTDGLVSLTQFQQRSASFQNAQAKKTAAENKLAQTKQEVVATTIEQNAVVQEYTEKLSKIQGDRFQNLGSIENSTGEIAKLESQITNYKIRQGLYYVLVSQDGQIVQLNKAGIGEILKDTESIGTIVPLKVNHAVEVYIKPVDLPLIKPGQKVMLIFDGFPAIVFSGWPNSSYGTFAGKIIAVENTIHANGKFKAVVIADTLTKPWPPQIKMGAGAQGIAILNDVPIWYELWRNINGFPADYYTVATNKSTTKK comes from the coding sequence ATGAAGCCCAAATCTTTTGAAAAAATATATCATTATAACCGTGATTCAAGAGTAAAAAGGTGGTTTTACATTTTTATTGCCTTGGCAATTATCACACTTTTTTTACCTTGGACCCAAAATATAAAAGTTACAGGTAATGTTACCAGTCTTTACCAACAGCAGCGCCCACAACAATTACATTCACCAATACCAGGAAGAATAGTAAAATGGTACGTAAAAAATGGCGATTATGTAAAAAAAGGCGATACCATTTTGCAACTAACCGAAATTAAAGATGATTATTTAGATCCCATGCTAATTGCTCGTACTTCACAACAAGTTGATGCAAAAAAAGGAATGCGCGATTTTTACCAAGCTAAAGTAGAAACAACAAACACGCAGTTAAATGCAATAAACAGCGCACGTGATTTAAAAATAAAACAACTAAAAGTAAAATTACAACAACTACAAAATAAATTAGCAACCGAAGAAGCCGAGCTTAAAGCTGTAAATAACGAATTAATTCTTATAACAGATCAATTTAATAGGCAACAAAAAATGTATACCGATGGTTTAGTATCACTAACACAGTTTCAACAACGCAGCGCATCGTTCCAAAATGCACAAGCTAAAAAAACAGCTGCCGAAAACAAACTAGCCCAAACAAAACAAGAGGTTGTTGCTACTACAATTGAACAAAATGCTGTAGTACAAGAGTATACAGAAAAGCTAAGTAAAATTCAAGGCGATCGCTTTCAAAATTTAGGTTCTATTGAAAACAGTACTGGAGAAATTGCTAAACTTGAAAGTCAAATTACAAATTACAAAATACGCCAAGGACTTTATTACGTTTTAGTATCACAAGATGGTCAAATAGTACAATTAAACAAAGCAGGTATTGGCGAAATTCTAAAAGATACCGAAAGTATTGGAACAATTGTTCCATTAAAAGTGAACCATGCTGTAGAAGTTTATATAAAACCAGTTGATTTACCATTAATTAAACCAGGGCAAAAAGTAATGTTAATTTTTGATGGATTTCCTGCTATTGTTTTTTCTGGCTGGCCAAACAGCAGTTACGGCACGTTTGCAGGTAAAATTATAGCCGTAGAAAATACCATACATGCAAACGGAAAGTTTAAAGCCGTAGTTATTGCCGATACATTAACTAAACCTTGGCCACCACAAATAAAAATGGGCGCTGGCGCACAAGGTATTGCAATTTTAAACGATGTGCCTATTTGGTACGAATTATGGCGAAATATTAACGGATTTCCAGCAGATTATTATACCGTAGCAACCAATAAATCAACCACCAAAAAATGA
- a CDS encoding TolC family protein — protein MKKLKVTVFTFFLFFFFTNGFGQDTLKLSHAEFIAIVKKYHPLALNYQLQNTIAQQEIQKARGNFDPIFEAKNGEKAITGTTYYKQTNLGVEIPTWYGITVNGSYNYLNGQKLNNNETKGGLYQLGITVPIAKNLLYDKRRALLDQAKSALKMSQAQQILLTNELLLTADNAYWNWVRLYQNYLLQQHVVQLNTTRLNFTKKSYEYGERAAIDTTEVVAQLQSFEIEKQDAYLKFLKATQELSLFLWTENQQPYEILQPITPSQLLENAEIDKNYSTLIAQIDSKNLNQHAALLYYQQKNEILESERNLKKQSLLPKLDFTYNFLNKENYKYEWLPMFENNYQYGLKLEIPIFLRQARADYQMAKFKLQQNQIDYNYKQQEIITKINTYKNEVLSYQQQIKVLQSNIENYKRLLYAEEVKFNNGESSLFVINTRENKLLAVQQKLLDVQLKFINSYNYLKWINENFSQ, from the coding sequence ATGAAAAAACTAAAAGTTACAGTTTTTACCTTTTTTCTGTTTTTTTTCTTTACAAATGGTTTTGGACAAGATACCTTAAAATTGAGTCATGCCGAATTTATAGCAATTGTAAAAAAATACCATCCTTTGGCTTTAAACTATCAATTGCAAAATACAATAGCACAACAAGAAATACAGAAAGCACGCGGAAATTTTGACCCTATTTTTGAAGCTAAAAATGGAGAAAAGGCCATAACTGGTACAACGTATTACAAGCAAACTAATTTAGGGGTTGAAATTCCAACGTGGTACGGGATAACGGTTAATGGTAGTTATAACTATTTAAACGGACAAAAGTTAAATAATAACGAAACAAAAGGGGGATTGTATCAATTAGGTATTACAGTACCTATAGCTAAAAACTTGTTGTACGATAAACGCCGTGCTTTGCTAGATCAAGCCAAAAGCGCTTTAAAAATGTCACAAGCACAACAAATTTTACTTACAAATGAATTGTTACTTACAGCCGATAATGCGTATTGGAATTGGGTGCGTTTGTATCAAAATTATTTGTTGCAGCAACATGTTGTACAATTAAACACAACACGTTTAAATTTTACCAAAAAAAGTTATGAATATGGCGAACGTGCTGCAATTGATACTACCGAAGTTGTAGCACAATTACAAAGTTTTGAAATTGAAAAGCAAGATGCATATTTAAAATTTTTAAAGGCAACACAGGAACTTTCACTGTTTTTATGGACAGAAAACCAACAGCCTTATGAAATTTTACAACCAATAACACCATCGCAACTTTTGGAAAATGCAGAAATTGATAAAAACTATTCCACATTAATTGCCCAAATTGATAGTAAAAATTTAAACCAACATGCAGCTTTGTTGTATTACCAACAAAAAAACGAAATTCTAGAAAGTGAACGCAATCTTAAAAAGCAAAGTTTATTACCTAAGCTAGATTTTACATATAACTTTTTGAACAAAGAAAATTATAAATACGAATGGTTGCCTATGTTTGAAAACAATTATCAGTACGGGTTAAAACTTGAAATTCCTATTTTTTTAAGACAAGCACGAGCAGACTATCAAATGGCGAAATTTAAATTGCAACAAAACCAAATAGATTACAATTACAAACAACAAGAAATTATAACTAAAATTAATACTTATAAAAACGAAGTTTTAAGTTACCAACAACAAATAAAAGTTTTACAAAGTAATATAGAAAATTATAAGCGCTTGCTTTATGCAGAAGAGGTTAAATTTAACAATGGCGAAAGTTCATTGTTTGTAATAAATACACGCGAAAATAAACTTTTAGCAGTACAGCAAAAATTATTAGATGTGCAATTAAAATTTATAAATAGCTATAATTATTTAAAATGGATTAATGAAAATTTTAGTCAATAA
- a CDS encoding DNA polymerase III subunit: MKFSEIVGQNHLKNHLTNSVQKGRIPHAQLFIGPEGSGTLPMALAYAQYIICSNTGNENQGGSTACNLKFNTLQHPDLHFVYPVASTSSVKDKPVSDDFISIWYDFINQNKYATVNDWYENVGIGNKQGNISVHESSNILKKLALKSYEGGYKVMIIWMAERMNIEASNKILKILEEPNDKNVFILIAEDEKALLPTIVSRCQTLHFNPLTEQEIYQALVDNENCDEADAYSIAKEAQGNYNKALKLRYNIVNDYPFDEWFVTWVRAAFRANKNARVVNELIKWSDEISAIGREKQKLFLNHCMELFRQALMLNYNAPNLVYMHPKVEGFKLQNFAPFVNENNILDIFTEIEEAIFHIERNGNPKVIFTDLSIKLTRLMHKK, translated from the coding sequence ATGAAATTTTCCGAAATCGTAGGTCAAAACCATTTAAAAAATCATTTAACAAATAGCGTACAAAAAGGGCGCATACCGCATGCACAACTTTTTATAGGTCCAGAAGGTAGCGGTACTTTACCTATGGCGTTAGCTTATGCGCAATACATTATTTGCAGTAATACCGGAAACGAAAACCAAGGTGGTTCAACCGCTTGTAACCTAAAATTTAATACACTGCAACACCCCGATTTGCATTTTGTATATCCTGTTGCATCTACAAGTAGCGTTAAAGACAAGCCTGTAAGCGATGATTTTATTAGTATTTGGTACGATTTTATCAATCAAAATAAATATGCTACTGTAAACGATTGGTATGAAAATGTTGGTATAGGCAATAAGCAAGGAAATATTTCGGTTCATGAGTCATCAAATATCCTAAAAAAATTAGCATTAAAATCGTACGAAGGCGGCTATAAAGTAATGATTATTTGGATGGCCGAACGGATGAATATAGAAGCGTCGAATAAAATTTTAAAAATTTTAGAAGAACCCAACGATAAAAACGTATTTATTTTAATAGCCGAAGACGAAAAAGCTTTATTACCTACTATTGTATCGCGTTGCCAAACTTTACATTTTAATCCTTTAACCGAACAAGAAATTTACCAAGCATTGGTTGATAATGAAAATTGCGACGAGGCCGATGCGTACAGCATAGCAAAAGAAGCGCAAGGTAATTACAACAAAGCTTTAAAATTGCGATACAATATTGTAAACGATTATCCGTTTGATGAATGGTTTGTAACTTGGGTTCGCGCTGCATTTAGGGCTAATAAAAATGCCCGTGTAGTGAATGAATTAATAAAATGGAGCGATGAAATTTCGGCCATTGGGCGTGAAAAACAAAAACTTTTTTTAAACCATTGTATGGAATTGTTTAGGCAAGCATTAATGTTAAATTACAACGCACCTAATTTGGTTTACATGCACCCAAAAGTTGAAGGTTTTAAACTGCAAAACTTTGCTCCTTTTGTAAATGAAAACAATATTTTAGATATTTTTACCGAAATTGAAGAGGCTATTTTTCATATTGAACGCAATGGTAACCCTAAAGTAATTTTTACCGATTTATCAATTAAACTTACTCGTTTAATGCACAAAAAATAA